In Cryptomeria japonica unplaced genomic scaffold, Sugi_1.0 HiC_scaffold_914, whole genome shotgun sequence, the DNA window TCGCTTCAAAACCTATCGGCAAACttttatttgatttgaaatttttGACTTCGGCGAATTTTATCCGACTTCGGTGGGCAAAGGCTTGTGAGGTACCTAGGTAATTAATTTTAGATTGAAAGAAAGCTACTCATTTTAATTATATTTCCGTCATAAATCTGCTGATCTGGAAACCTCATTACCGTGACATTTCCATTAAAAAGAGCATCGGGTTTTACAAAATGAGCGTGTCGTCTGTAACACGCCATAATACCCGATATAAATCCCTGACCAAAAAAAGCTGAGTTTCCCTAGAAACGCGCCTTCTGTGTTTTTTCTTTGCTTTACTAAGAAAAGCCTCTCCATACGGCGTTCTTTTTACGGCATGGCGGCTTCTTCAGAGAAAACCGCGCCATCAAATAATAGGCAGGGCGGAGGGAACAATGAAATTGTTGAGGTTTTTTCAATACCCATTTCAACGAAGAAGCGCAAGAGAGGAGAAGAGTCGAAAAATGAGAGGCATACAAGTAGCAAAGGCAAGGAGAAACAAGAAAAACCTACACCTGCCTCCGCTGCAAAGAAAGTCAGATTCCAGGAGGAGGTAACAACTgagaccaaagaaattgatgaaagGGAAAACAGCATTTTGAAGAGGAGAAAAGAGAGCAGTCTGGTGGAGAATGATAAAAAAAAAGGTGAAGGGAAAGAAAAACACTCAAGTGTTGAGGTAACGATTTCGAAAAACTCTTGtttattatcattttaatatatatatgttttttgttTATAGTggcattaaaatttgaatttgatggtggttttcaAATCCAAATTTCAAACCAGGTGCTGGATCACATTCACACCAAGAATATGATTGAGGGGTGTGTGAAATCTATGATAAGTGAAGCAAAACAAGAATTTGGGAAAGAGATCAAGAGTATTATGGATGCCTTTCAAAATAAGGTGAGACAAGGAAATGAGAAGCGCAAAGGGTCAGCCTCTTACAAGCACAGGGCTGATATGTTTGATAGTTTACCATGTTCTCATTACATAAGAAGCGATATGTTGGAAGCCCCACtgagtgattttgaaattgaagaactaAACGAGAAGTGGCGGCAGGTGCAAGAAATTGAGTTGAAAGCTAGGATTGGACGAGTTGCGTTAATGAATGAAGAACTGCAAATGAGGATGGCGCGAATTCGTAAGGAGTCGAATGATAAACGTTGTTAGGGTTTTTGTTCTTAGACTAGACGCTTTGCATGTGAAGATTTTATGTTGGCAGTGAGTTAACTGCTGTTCAAACTTTAGACCTTGTTTTATTGCATTTTGTTATTTTGTTCCATCTTTAGCAGCAACTCTAATTTCAGCTAAAGTGTATAGGCTTGGAAATTTCCAGTTTTTGGCAGTTTGACTGATGCAAGATAAGATGCACGTACCGTTCTTAGCcatcttcatctaaagaaaatgcatggGTATAAGACTTGAATGATATCTCATTTCTATTTTAAGCTACTGCAATATATTTCTAAAGGCAGTTgtagtttttttttctttcaatcagTACAAAGAAAAGAAATAGTTGTAGATTTGAAAGTTAAATACTCTGTATTCTCACCATTTGCATTTTCAGCAGTATGTGTTTGTAGATTAGAATAGTCAGAGATTATTGTTTTTCGCCATTTGTATTTTGATTGTCGAGTAGTGAGTACTAAGCATTTCAATTGTGTGAGTACCAAATATTGTAGCCCGTTTTGCTTTTTATTCTTTTACAAGGaagatatatattttattggtgacTATAGAGTGTAGGTCTTACGATCGCTGGGATAATTTGGCACTGTTATAGATCAGCTGGTTAAAGAGATTCAAAGAGTACTTTTACACAATGTACTTTAGTCAATAATTTTCTGATAATGCTTAAATTGCTGTTTTGAAAGGAGTACTTTTACACAATCTACTTTAATTTATAGATGCCAACTATTCGAGCACAATTTCTTTGTGTTGAGATTAAAGGGTGTTTCAAAACACTGTTATTTTCTGATCCATGAATGTTGCAAGGTTGCTATCTCAATATTTCAAGTGGAATTTGGTAGATTGAAGAAGTTTTTTTTATAGTTCCAGGCTGAATGATCCCTTCACAATTAACTCTTGAAGTATGTGTTTGTAGATTAGAATAGTCAGAGATTATTGTTTTTCACCATTTGCATTTCAGCAGGATGTTGCATTTTGATTGCTGAGTACTAAGCATTTCAATTTTGTGAATACCAAATATTGTTGAATACCAAAACAGGTTACAATTGTGTGAATACCATCTTCATCTAGAATTGTTTGCCAATATAAGCAATGCAGTAAAATATTggcattctagattagggtaaattGTACTCAGAATTGTCTATTATAATACCAAATTTATTGGAACAATTGTTATTTATAATCAGCTCTTACCTTCAAGGTTGAGCATTCCAATTGTGTGAATACCAAATATTGTTGAAATTTAGTCCCAAGAAATTTAATTTGCTTGGATGAGCCTAATGCTAAAAATATTATGAAGAAGAAATGATTGGTGAGTAGTtcatctaaataattaaatagtcaattttGAGAGGTTCATGAAGTTCTATGTTACATTCTATGTTACATTCTAGTAAACTGGTAAACTGGTAATGTTTGTGTAATTTGTGTGTATGTTATGTCATTTGTGTGTATGTTATGAAATATTGATGCTCCGACTTGTATTATGAAAAACAAAAATCTCCTCAAATAGAGGTATTTAGTATTTACAGATTAGATTGGACTTTGCGGACACTCAATGCACTCTACAATTCACTTTCCTTGTTTAGTTCCTTGGAGACAGGTGGTTGCACCTGGGCTCCACATAAAGGGTGTATTTTATTTTATCTGATTATTTTTGTTTTCAGAATTGCCCCAACGAGACGGTGTAGATGCACACCGAGATCTCTGCTCACATGTTCATAATGCATTGATTTGATCTATATGCTTGGTGTGTGAGCTGACCCCTTCCTAGCATCCATCTGTCAATTCCTACTTCTGATCTATATGCGCACTTAAATCTGTTAAGTTTTCGCAGCAGCTGGGCAGATTGGTTCAAATGGTTCTCAATTTTAATTGCTATTCTTCCTTGGAAATTCTGCCCCCTTTTTCATtgctttgatggatgcccatacccattttggcataggcagggagaaTGCTGGCAAAAGTTGTCGAGTCTGCCTTTACACCTGTCAATTACATTTGctcgaaagtttctaaagcc includes these proteins:
- the LOC131050541 gene encoding protein MNN4-like; its protein translation is MAASSEKTAPSNNRQGGGNNEIVEVFSIPISTKKRKRGEESKNERHTSSKGKEKQEKPTPASAAKKVRFQEEVTTETKEIDERENSILKRRKESSLVENDKKKGEGKEKHSSVEVLDHIHTKNMIEGCVKSMISEAKQEFGKEIKSIMDAFQNKVRQGNEKRKGSASYKHRADMFDSLPCSHYIRSDMLEAPLSDFEIEELNEKWRQVQEIELKARIGRVALMNEELQMRMARIRKESNDKRC